One part of the Amyelois transitella isolate CPQ chromosome 10, ilAmyTran1.1, whole genome shotgun sequence genome encodes these proteins:
- the LOC132902145 gene encoding uncharacterized protein LOC132902145 → MSLSSAESQTPHRILRSYAPVFTTSRYGKPVIQMGRYRFNKSGNTGWKTHWYCVKACMKCKAKIVTKDDEIIEINALHNHQ, encoded by the exons ATGTCATTATCAAGTGCTGAAAGCCAAACACCTCATAGAATTCTTCGCAGTT ATGCACCCGTGTTTACAACGTCCCGTTATGGTAAGCCGGTTATCCAGATGGGCAGGTACCGGTTCAATAAATCTGGGAATACCGGTTGGAAGACCCACTGGTACTGCGTTAAGGCCTGCATGAAATGCAAAGCTAAAATAGTGACCAAAGATGATGAGATTATAGAAATCAACGCGTTACACAACCACCAGTGA